The genomic DNA CGAGGTGTTTCATGAGCCAGAGTCACTGTCACGATCAGTGTTGGAAAATAGGTTTCTTTTAAATCTGTAATATCGGAAATCCAGACAGCAATGAGTTCCAAAGGTTCAAATATGTGCCTTCCACTCTCGCCTTAGAGGTAAAATCCTTGTTCGATATAATTACTTCAGGAGAGCGTATTCAACACTATTTATTCAAATGGTTTTTTTCCCGCTTATTTCATGCTAACCTTTGGAGACGATTTTCGGGTACTGTCAGCTCGAAAGGAATGAAATGTATGCcaactgaaataattttttggtGCAATAGGGGGGCAACTTTTTATATTACTTTTTTGATTCCGGCACGATTCTTTGTTACATGTATTAGGGAATTTAATCAAAGACgatggctacggcaacgaaaacgtcagttTAAAATATagcttagcgctatcgcaagtatttcgagattattccgtcttgtttaCCTCGTAGAACGCGGGCGGACTGTCCAATAGCGGATGGgcacgaacggttttaaagtcataacagaaaatgactggttcattgttatatgcgcgcgttgtcttcaaaacctaaaatgcagtggatttcacgttgttgttttgtggactacggcaaagaaatgccgGGAagttcgtgctgcacgtgtaacacgagtatttttcctttttttagccagtaatattcttgctttgagGCGTTGCCGTAGCCATAGCCGTAGTCTTTGCTTAACCCTAACTCATTACGGCGTCAACATGGTCAATATGGGAATCTCTTCTTCCCGTTATTGTAGTAATTTGCGGCTACGCCAAGGCGTTCGCTATAGGAAGAGAGTAACAACGTTCCTGGAATAAAATCGGTATGAACGGTTTCGACGTttggaaagaaaattgaaaattcaacgTCAGGTGCTCGAGTCCTCCACATAACCTTTCATTTGGTCATTTGAGATCAGTTAGGGATCTTAAAGGCcgagacacactaggcgataagtcgctgcgacaggTCGCGGGAACAAGTCGCCGCTAAAATTCGCCTTGTGTGGCAAGTTTAATTTTATGGAAATAATTGTcactgcggcagaattttgttgcCGCGATCAGTCGAaggaattcaaaccagtttgaaatcGTGCGACtaatcgcagcgacaaaattggCGAAAGCAGCGTGGTCgcaccgtgtgtacacttccaGAAAaaaagtcgctgcgacaaaatataaataaacCATTGAGAAgggcgtcatatggtcagctaTATTGAATTAAAAAGCTAGTTTATATTCCCCTTCAAACGAGATCACTGCATGCgcccgaacaggcgtcgtgtcgcagcgacttgttttgcaagtggTACACAAAGAGCAtcttgtcgcagagacctgtcgttgctacttgtcgcctagtttgtcccggccttaagatctacgacggcgaagtcgacgaaaacgtcactccaaaatataacttttctcTATCATAGTTTTTCACGATTAATGATCATTTCATCTTGTTCACgccctacaatatgggcgaaatGTCCCAAAAGAATTTGGTACCAGCGGTTTCAgggtgaaaatagagaatgacagattctctgttgcatgcaaAAGACGTTAAATAaaaatgaccacaaccaggttttctgagcccgcgagactgagcacccccagcaaaccattgttttaacgaaaaccgctggtcagcaacctggctCTGGTTATTATAACCTTTACACACACACgcacaaacacaaacacaaaaaaaaaacagaaaattgtttaGTTCTAAATAAAGACTGAAAACTTCGGTGTGATGTCTTGTAAAAATCGTACAAAACCTATGCCATCGaaagaggcaaaaaaaaaaagtttcagtaAACTATTGAATTACGCCACAAACCcttaagggttgaaacgtgtaacggccccttgtgtgccgGGAAACAatcttctgaatattcaatttgctgaGTACTatatttgaaacaacaagagcgaggggtttccaaatatggtactgagcactgaaacattcaaccaatcagttcgcactgaatattcagGAGCTCTGAACGAGCGttgcacgtttcaaccctttCTGATTACGCGGTACGTGTTCAATATATATgtaaaataagataaaaaatTTATGAACTCAATGAATGAGAAATAGATGAAATTTAAATATTCATTTCAGGACAGCATGTGGAAAACTACGGCCTTGACTTTTGCTTAAAGACCCTTCTACGAATGTGCAAACACAACTCAAAAACTAAATAACTAAACTAACTTGCGACAATCTTGCGAGCTCTAATCGTTTAAATACTGCGGTTCTCATCCCATAAAGCCAGACCACTCGTTAACACTCACAACTCGCTACAAATCCCAATGAAGTGGATACCAGCCGTCAAGAAATTAGCCGTCCATTACATTGACAATTGTAATATTTTGGAGAAACATCTTACTGCACCTATCACTTCTGTAGACACAGAAAATGACAGTGTATTTAGATACCGAAACCCTCAAGAAGTCCACAGAAATATTGAAACTGGTTGTCTGCATTCCAAAGACCGTAAACCATAACTTATACGTGAAACGCAAAATATTGTAGGGAAGTAAAAAGATGGTTatatcttttattttcttttttttatcgttttcaattttttccgaCAGCGGCTGAGTCCTTGAACGTGGAAGGAAAGGATTGATTTCCGTGAAAAGATCAGAAAGAGGAGAGGCCGTTGCTCACAAAGTGAGAATACTTGGTGTTGGTTAAATTCAGACTTGAAgaaaagatggaaaaagaagaaagtgtAATCATAGTAAACTGTGTTGTAAACATTCTACTTGCTTTCACAGCGACCATTGCAAATGTGCTTGTGCTGTACTCAGTGTGGAAGAAGCCGACGCTTCGTTCGCCCTCTATCCTTTTACTATGTGGTCTCGCGTCAACAGATTTAGCTGTTGGTGTGATCGTGCAACCTCTTTTTATAGCAAGTAGCTTAATTCACTTGTACACTCGATCGGAGACACTGAAACTAACGTTTAGAAGAGGATATGACACCATTGCTTTCTCTCTTTGCGGCGTGTCCCTATGCTTAATTGCTGGAACCAGTCTTGACAGACTCATTGCCATTGTGAAGCCGCTGCAGTATCCCAGCATCGTTACTGTTCGGAGAATTACTTGTATTCTTCTAGCGATTTGGGCAGTTTGTGTATTGGCAGGAACCACCCAGTTTTGGGCGGAAGGAATTCTTTTAGCTTACGTTGCCTCTGTGATATTGATCGGTTTCTGTATCTCCGTTATATGTCACGCGACCATTTTCACAATTGTTCGGCGTCATCGGATAGAAATTCAAATTCAAGCTCGAGCGTTTCAGGGAGCTGATGCCACCGCAAGTCTGGTCAGCTTTCGAAAATCTGCCTTTAGTGTATTTATATTCTTCATTGTGCTCGCGATTTGTTACTTTCCTTATCTCCTTGTTTACACAATCTATTTCGCCCGTGAAACAATAGACGGTATTTTTGGCAGGGATCTTGCCTCCACAGTTGTCTTCATGAACTCGGCTTTAAATCCATTTTTGTATTGTTGGAGAGTGCGTGAGATAAGAAATGCGATGCTGCAAGTGTTTCGTAAACTTGTGCCAAGGAAGTGAGACCCACGAATTCTGTCGTTTGACCAAATTAAAGTAAGTTAAACTCTTAAATGAAAGCTAGTATTAGAGTAAAAACAGTCTAGAACAAACACATAGCGGTTTTTAGGACTGGTGCTTGTCATGCAGGGAAGGACTACACTGTTGCCGGAGGCAAGTGCTGTCACCAATGTGCCATCCCAGTACCCATCCTTAATTCTGTCGGTTTTTCCTCgctaaaaaaaaactaagaatcaACTGCTCTGAGACTTTTAAAGTCCTCGCTAGGCGATCCGCGACAATTTTATAGACGCGAAGAGAAGTTACTCCCTgctgtctataagagacaatttctTCAGTAAACTTTCCTGATATTAAGTGCGAGGGTCataatttctctttttcttttagtaGCCATCTCGTTGGCTAACTGAGGGCGCTTTCCTGTTGTAAGAACTGGCTGGCCAGACccagtcagtttgcaaagaaaatgcaacaatttgaaggaacacttgcatgataattcCTCGCATTCTTCTGAAGGGGTATATATTATTATCAGTCcttgaagtgtgttaatttcAAGGGGTTGGGATAGAATTAGTCCTTCCAAACGCAAGGTCTGGCCAGTCAGTTCTGTAAAATGGAAAGCGACCTTCATCTCGTATTTCGGTTGATATATTGTAGAATTTATTGCAGGAAGCGAAATTTCCAAGTATCCAAACGTATTGAAGTCAAGAAA from Montipora foliosa isolate CH-2021 chromosome 7, ASM3666993v2, whole genome shotgun sequence includes the following:
- the LOC138011795 gene encoding melanocortin receptor 4-like, whose protein sequence is MEKEESVIIVNCVVNILLAFTATIANVLVLYSVWKKPTLRSPSILLLCGLASTDLAVGVIVQPLFIASSLIHLYTRSETLKLTFRRGYDTIAFSLCGVSLCLIAGTSLDRLIAIVKPLQYPSIVTVRRITCILLAIWAVCVLAGTTQFWAEGILLAYVASVILIGFCISVICHATIFTIVRRHRIEIQIQARAFQGADATASLVSFRKSAFSVFIFFIVLAICYFPYLLVYTIYFARETIDGIFGRDLASTVVFMNSALNPFLYCWRVREIRNAMLQVFRKLVPRK